The bacterium DNA segment GAGTTGTTATAAAAGATCATGCTGGAAAAAATATTAAGAGTTATTCAGAGGCGATAGGAGAAGGCACCAACAACGAGGCAGAATATAAAGCCGTTATTTTTGCTTTGAAAAAAATAAAAGCTCTTTTTGGAAAAGAGAAAATAAAAAATATGGATTTGGAATTTAGGCTGGATAGTGAATTGGTGGCAAAACAACTAAAGGGGGAGTATAAAACCGAAGAGAAATCTTTACACCCCTTGTTTATGGAAATTTGGAACCTAAAGACCGATTTTGGAGAACTAAATTTTAAAAATATACCAAGAGAACAAAATAAAGAGGCGGATAGGCTAGCAAATGAAGCTCTGGACAAGGAGCAGGGTTCTTTGTTATAATGTAATAGTTCTTTGATGTATCGGGTAATCGCTCTTATCCGCCATTGTGTGGATAGGGGAGGAAAGTCCGAACACCATCCAAACAATTTTTGTTTGGTTAGTGATAACGGCTAACAGCCGCCATACTCCTGATAATGTAAGGAGGAACGGGATAGTGTCACAGAGACCATACCGCGGACGTCATCATTTCTGGTCTAAAGCCAGAAAAGTTGGTAGCGCAAGGGTGAAAAGAGTGAGGTAAGAGCTCACAGTATATATTGGTAACAATATGTAGAGAAAAACTCCTATCCGGTGCAAGTTCTATTGAACGCTTGAGCCAGAAGAGCAATCTTTGGCCCAGACAAATGATTACCCCAAGTGCGTAAGTAAAATTACGTGCTCGGACAGAATTCGGCTTATAGACACATCAAAGACTTTAAAACCGCCTTAACCGGCGGTTTTAAAATTTGTGATTTAGACGACCGATATATCTATCCTTCTGCCGCCTTTTTTGTTTTTAGAATTCTCTAACCTGCGAGTAAACATCTCCAGTTGATCAACCCTGTATACCCGATAGTTATTAACTGGATTTCTATAAGAAGTTAAGATCCCTTTTTTGTCCCAGTTTCGGAGAGTAAGGGGGGTAACCCCCAGATGCTTGGCGGCCTGTTTTATGTTTAGGTATTTTTTTTCCATTTATTATAGGTTTATCAAACTTTAGCAATGTTTATCTCTTTGCGTATTATCTTCTATTGCTATCGGATAATCAATTAGGGTTATCCACAGACACGCAAAAATAAGCAATTTTTATGTATAAATTCTTTGATTCCTAAACCTGTCAAGGGTTTTTAATAAAAGACAGGTAAAAATATATCATTAAAATAAACAAAATCTTCTTTAACAGAACATATAAAAACCTTTATATCCGATAGTCTTTTTTTATTAATATTTAATAAGGATTATCAAAGTTTATATACCCAAGAAGATTAAATGATGATCTTCAGTTTTTTAACACAAAAATATTTTTTATTACTTATCCACAGGAAAATATCAAAAATTTTGATATATGGGTGGTAAAATATATATGTGATCCGATACTTATAAATTCTGTGGAAGAAGATAGAAAAGATTACATCTTAATATCGGAGGCTTGTGCCGATACTCCTTACTCGCAGGAGTACTTAAGTTTGCTTGTAAGGCGGGAAATTATAGCTGGTAAAAAATTTGGGCGAAATTGGTATGTAAAGAAATCCGATATAGAAAATTATATTGCCCTACACGGATTAAAAATAAAAAAAACAAACAACCCAATAATAATTCTTACAAAAATAAGGTTTTAATATCGGATCTTAATAAAAGATTTAATAAGGTAAAGAAATTTATTTTAGCAGTGAGTTTAATTTTTACTGTTTTTTCTGGAAGTGTTTTTGCTAAAAATTTTGTTTATGATGTTGTTGCTCCAAATATCGGTAAGACATTTAGTAAAACAATATCGGATATGGGCGGTATTTATAAAAACATACAAACAGATTTGTTAGAAATAGGATATGAAATAAAAGGTATATCTCATAATTTTTTCAGCGGCATAAAAAA contains these protein-coding regions:
- a CDS encoding MerR family DNA-binding transcriptional regulator, whose protein sequence is MEKKYLNIKQAAKHLGVTPLTLRNWDKKGILTSYRNPVNNYRVYRVDQLEMFTRRLENSKNKKGGRRIDISVV
- a CDS encoding ribonuclease HI family protein — its product is MDKIIIYTDGGSRGNPGPAAVGVVIKDHAGKNIKSYSEAIGEGTNNEAEYKAVIFALKKIKALFGKEKIKNMDLEFRLDSELVAKQLKGEYKTEEKSLHPLFMEIWNLKTDFGELNFKNIPREQNKEADRLANEALDKEQGSLL